The following proteins are co-located in the Shouchella hunanensis genome:
- the argS gene encoding arginine--tRNA ligase, whose translation MNPLDQMKQSLQTEIKHAIIKAGLATEEEVPEVFLEVPKEKAHGDYATNIAMQLARIAKKAPRQIAESFTAQINKEKAKIEKMEIAGPGFVNFFLDNSYLRDIIPTVLAAGERYGESDAGEQEKVLIEFVSANPTGDLHLGHARGAAVGDSLANIMAKAGYNVSREYYINDAGNQIDNLALSLQARYMQALGHDFPMPEDGYQGADIIDIAAQLKAEVGDEYATLEEQERLEILRHYGLNKELEKIKKDLSVYRVSFDHWFSETSLYESGQVERGLDVLKEKGKTYEQDGATWLRSTEYGDDKDRVLVKNDGSYTYLTPDISYHLDKYDRGHDRLIDILGADHHGYIPRMRAAIQALGYDASRFDVEIIQMVSLYQGGEKVKMSKRTGKAVTLRDLMDEVGIDATRYFFAMRSADTHMDFDMDLAVSKSNENPVYYIQYAHARISSILRQGEEAGMTDYNQADLTLLNGEKEYELLKVIGDFPIAVADAAKKQNPQRMANYTYDLAQTLHSFYNGNRVVDGDNEALSYARLALMKATQLTIKNALALLGVHAPEKM comes from the coding sequence ATGAATCCATTAGATCAAATGAAACAGTCACTACAAACAGAAATTAAGCATGCCATTATAAAGGCCGGGCTAGCAACGGAAGAAGAGGTACCGGAAGTATTTTTGGAAGTACCAAAAGAGAAAGCCCATGGTGACTATGCTACAAATATTGCGATGCAACTGGCTCGTATTGCGAAAAAAGCACCACGTCAAATTGCAGAAAGCTTTACTGCGCAAATAAATAAAGAAAAAGCTAAAATTGAAAAAATGGAAATTGCTGGACCAGGCTTCGTAAATTTCTTTTTAGACAATAGTTATTTACGAGACATTATTCCAACGGTGCTTGCTGCAGGTGAGCGTTATGGTGAGAGTGATGCTGGTGAACAAGAGAAAGTATTAATCGAGTTTGTCTCTGCTAATCCAACAGGTGATTTGCATTTAGGACATGCCCGTGGCGCAGCGGTTGGAGATTCTTTAGCAAACATTATGGCAAAAGCCGGTTACAATGTCTCACGCGAATACTATATTAATGATGCTGGAAACCAAATTGATAATCTAGCTTTGTCGTTGCAAGCTCGCTATATGCAGGCGCTCGGGCATGATTTTCCTATGCCGGAAGATGGGTATCAAGGTGCCGACATTATTGATATTGCCGCACAGTTAAAGGCGGAAGTTGGCGATGAGTATGCTACATTAGAAGAACAGGAAAGACTAGAAATTTTGCGACACTACGGACTAAACAAAGAGCTAGAGAAAATTAAAAAAGACTTAAGCGTGTATCGGGTGTCGTTTGACCACTGGTTTTCAGAAACATCCCTTTACGAGTCTGGTCAAGTAGAAAGAGGACTTGACGTATTGAAAGAAAAAGGAAAAACCTACGAGCAAGACGGGGCGACATGGTTACGCTCAACTGAGTATGGTGATGATAAAGACCGTGTTCTTGTAAAAAATGACGGCAGCTATACGTATTTAACGCCAGATATTTCGTATCATCTCGATAAGTATGATCGTGGACATGATCGTTTAATTGACATTCTAGGAGCCGATCACCACGGCTACATCCCACGAATGCGAGCAGCCATTCAAGCATTAGGCTATGATGCCTCCCGTTTTGATGTTGAGATTATTCAAATGGTTAGCTTGTACCAAGGCGGCGAAAAAGTGAAAATGAGTAAGCGTACTGGAAAAGCCGTTACACTAAGGGATTTAATGGACGAAGTGGGAATTGATGCGACGCGTTACTTCTTTGCAATGAGAAGTGCTGATACGCATATGGACTTCGATATGGACCTTGCTGTTTCAAAATCAAATGAAAACCCGGTTTATTATATTCAATATGCTCACGCTCGAATCTCTTCTATCCTTCGCCAAGGGGAAGAAGCAGGTATGACCGATTACAATCAAGCTGATTTAACACTGCTTAATGGTGAGAAGGAATACGAGTTATTAAAAGTAATTGGTGACTTCCCAATTGCTGTTGCTGATGCAGCGAAGAAGCAAAACCCACAACGAATGGCCAATTATACGTACGATCTTGCACAAACACTGCACAGTTTTTATAACGGCAATCGTGTTGTTGATGGGGACAATGAAGCTCTTTCTTATGCACGATTGGCACTCATGAAAGCAACACAACTAACGATCAAGAACGCACTGGCTCTATTAGGCGTTCATGCACCTGAGAAGATGTAA
- a CDS encoding DUF1934 domain-containing protein, giving the protein MKRKVQISFQTMTYLEGQPPDSFSFVTEGDYYIKNNASYLRFKEAHTHGQDVYSTMKWDGEELMLIRQGGIIMRQSFAPKQETFGRYVTPEASWETKAITETLIVQLPKANKNKGKIYVRYHFFLQGQATGEHEIRLNIERKEE; this is encoded by the coding sequence ATGAAGAGGAAAGTCCAGATCTCTTTTCAAACCATGACATATTTAGAAGGTCAGCCACCTGATTCCTTCTCTTTTGTAACGGAAGGCGATTATTATATAAAAAACAACGCCTCTTATTTGCGTTTTAAAGAAGCCCATACTCATGGACAAGATGTGTATTCAACAATGAAATGGGATGGTGAAGAACTGATGCTGATTCGCCAAGGTGGGATTATTATGCGTCAGAGTTTTGCACCGAAACAAGAAACGTTTGGACGTTATGTCACACCCGAAGCTTCATGGGAAACAAAAGCGATTACTGAAACCCTTATTGTGCAACTTCCTAAAGCAAATAAAAACAAAGGGAAGATCTATGTGCGCTACCATTTCTTCTTACAAGGGCAAGCAACAGGCGAGCATGAGATTCGGTTGAACATTGAGCGCAAAGAAGAATAA
- the speB gene encoding agmatinase — protein sequence MRFDESYSGKVFIMSRATYEEADAVIYGMPMDWTVSFRPGSRFGPVRIRESSLGLEEYSPYADKHLEEVAYFDAGDIPLPFGNAAKSLDMVEEYVEGLLNDGKFPLGLGGEHLLSWPIFKAMYRKYPDLAIIHIDAHADLREEYEGEVLSHSTPIRKACELIGPENVYSFGIRSGMREEFAYAKESGMNLFKFDVVEPLKRVLPKLKGRHVYVTIDIDVLDPAYAPGTGTAEAGGITSKELLEAQIHLAKADLSIVGADLVEVAPAYDPTEQTTIAASKFVREMLLGWVNKR from the coding sequence ATGCGATTTGATGAATCTTATTCTGGCAAGGTCTTTATTATGAGCCGGGCAACTTATGAAGAAGCTGATGCTGTCATTTACGGAATGCCGATGGATTGGACCGTTTCCTTTCGTCCAGGTTCCCGTTTTGGTCCAGTCCGCATCCGAGAATCTTCTCTTGGATTAGAAGAATACAGCCCTTACGCAGACAAGCATTTAGAAGAGGTTGCGTATTTTGATGCTGGTGATATCCCGCTTCCGTTTGGAAATGCAGCAAAGAGTTTAGACATGGTTGAAGAATACGTGGAAGGTCTTTTAAATGACGGCAAGTTCCCCCTCGGTTTAGGTGGCGAACACCTTTTATCATGGCCAATTTTTAAAGCCATGTATCGTAAATATCCAGATTTAGCGATTATTCATATTGACGCACACGCAGATTTACGTGAGGAGTATGAAGGAGAGGTATTATCTCATTCCACCCCAATTCGTAAGGCGTGTGAATTAATTGGACCAGAAAACGTCTATTCATTTGGCATTCGTTCGGGCATGCGTGAAGAATTTGCGTATGCAAAGGAATCAGGGATGAATCTCTTTAAGTTTGATGTTGTTGAGCCGTTGAAGCGAGTATTGCCTAAGCTAAAAGGGAGACATGTCTACGTAACGATTGATATTGACGTACTTGATCCGGCGTATGCTCCAGGTACGGGCACTGCTGAGGCTGGCGGTATTACATCAAAAGAATTGCTTGAAGCACAAATTCATTTAGCAAAAGCAGATCTTTCTATTGTTGGCGCAGACCTTGTTGAGGTGGCTCCTGCCTATGATCCAACGGAACAAACGACCATTGCAGCTAGTAAGTTTGTGCGCGAAATGCTATTAGGATGGGTAAACAAACGATAA
- the speE gene encoding spermidine synthase: MEFWFTEKQTERFGITMKIKRTLHSEKTAFQQLDMVETEEFGNMLLLDGMVMTTEKDEFVYHEMVTHVPLFTHPNPKHVLVVGGGDGGAIREVIKHPSVEKATLVDIDGKVIEYSKKYLPTIACALEDARVDVQVDDGFMHIAKSENEYDVIMVDSTEPVGPAAKLFERGFYEGISKALKEDGIFVAQTDNPWFHQDLITNVYKDVQEIFPITRLYTCNIPTYPSGMWTFTIGSKKHDPLKVEATRFHEIDTKYYTKDIHNAAFVLPKFVQDLLK; this comes from the coding sequence GTGGAGTTTTGGTTTACAGAAAAACAAACAGAACGATTTGGCATTACGATGAAAATTAAACGCACGCTGCATTCTGAAAAGACGGCGTTTCAGCAACTAGATATGGTGGAAACAGAAGAATTCGGAAATATGTTGTTATTAGATGGTATGGTGATGACAACAGAAAAGGATGAATTTGTGTATCACGAAATGGTGACACACGTTCCATTATTCACACACCCTAATCCAAAGCATGTCCTAGTAGTAGGTGGTGGAGATGGCGGAGCGATTCGCGAGGTCATTAAGCATCCATCAGTTGAAAAAGCCACTCTTGTTGATATTGATGGAAAAGTAATTGAGTACTCAAAAAAATATTTACCAACCATTGCTTGTGCCCTTGAGGATGCTCGTGTGGATGTTCAAGTAGACGATGGGTTTATGCATATTGCAAAATCAGAAAACGAATATGATGTCATTATGGTTGATTCAACAGAGCCAGTTGGTCCTGCTGCTAAATTATTTGAACGAGGTTTTTATGAAGGGATCTCAAAAGCATTGAAAGAAGACGGGATTTTCGTAGCGCAGACCGATAACCCTTGGTTCCATCAAGACCTTATTACAAATGTATATAAAGATGTACAAGAAATTTTCCCGATTACACGTTTGTATACATGCAACATCCCTACATATCCTAGTGGCATGTGGACATTCACAATCGGTTCAAAAAAACACGATCCTTTAAAAGTGGAAGCGACTCGTTTTCATGAGATTGACACAAAATACTATACAAAAGACATTCACAACGCTGCTTTTGTATTACCCAAATTTGTGCAAGATTTATTGAAGTAA
- a CDS encoding transglycosylase domain-containing protein yields MNERVSKLIPATRGQKKRFKQVKSLAKYCLIAIMCIIISILALLSYARMQGPPPIELAFPNQFLANDGSIIDSEEAGQNRKTVPLNEVSPYLIDATIAVEDRKFYSHYGFDLKRIGGALLANLQSGSKGQGASTITQQYARNLYLSHEKTYVRKWNELVYSLRLEMNYSKDDLLAGYLNTIYYGHGNYGIEAASSHFFGKNAKNLSLAEAAMLAGVPKGPSYYSPLNDLERATSRQHTILNSMVEAGFITTEEASLAKEEKLQFTDQKDLEAQELAPYFQDHVKAFMKDYTQLTEQQLKVGGLSVQTTLDPTLQQQAEDLVAHYMPESDLQVALVAMDPRTSEVKALVGGKDYEDSSYNRATQSKRHPGSTMKPFLYYAALENGFTPMTTFLSEPTSFTFDEGRDSYEPSNYNDVYANDFITMLEAISYSDNIYAVKTHLSIGEEELVRVAETVGLGKLKQLPSLALGAQPVSIIDMANAYTALANGGKMSEPVFIRHITDGEGKKIFEPNSPQRQVLRADTAYILTDMMKGVFEPELNSYTSVTGGSVAKKLTHPTAGKSGSTPRDSWMIGYTPQLVTVVWTGYDEKKDINQFTEGQIAKRIWADFMQSAMEDELTLPFTRPPGVVMKTVDPHTGLLTNESCPGGRPTAFLMGTEPLEPCSKLEESEPIDEEPEQDKSIFRRFFRWIGGNEVETDQWERRDQE; encoded by the coding sequence ATGAACGAAAGGGTGAGCAAGTTGATTCCAGCAACAAGAGGTCAAAAAAAACGCTTTAAACAAGTAAAATCGCTGGCTAAATACTGCCTAATTGCGATTATGTGCATCATTATAAGCATCCTTGCTCTCTTATCCTATGCCAGAATGCAAGGTCCACCACCAATTGAACTTGCTTTCCCTAATCAATTCTTAGCGAACGATGGTTCCATCATTGATAGTGAAGAAGCAGGTCAAAATCGAAAAACCGTCCCGTTAAACGAGGTATCACCCTATTTAATAGATGCTACAATTGCTGTGGAAGACCGGAAATTTTATTCCCATTATGGATTTGACCTTAAACGTATTGGTGGAGCGCTCCTAGCGAACCTGCAATCTGGTTCAAAAGGACAAGGTGCCAGCACAATTACACAGCAATACGCTCGTAACTTATATTTATCCCATGAGAAAACGTATGTGCGCAAGTGGAATGAGCTTGTTTATTCACTTCGATTAGAAATGAACTATTCGAAAGACGACCTTTTGGCAGGGTACTTAAATACCATTTATTACGGACATGGTAACTACGGTATTGAAGCGGCTTCTTCTCACTTCTTCGGCAAAAACGCAAAGAATCTCTCTTTAGCAGAGGCAGCCATGCTAGCAGGTGTGCCGAAAGGACCAAGCTATTATTCACCATTAAATGACTTGGAACGAGCGACGTCCCGCCAGCATACCATCTTAAACAGCATGGTGGAGGCAGGCTTTATTACAACCGAAGAAGCTTCCTTAGCGAAAGAAGAAAAACTCCAATTTACCGATCAAAAGGATCTTGAAGCACAAGAGCTTGCTCCTTATTTTCAAGACCATGTAAAAGCCTTCATGAAAGACTACACTCAACTTACAGAACAACAGTTGAAAGTAGGAGGATTAAGCGTTCAGACGACACTTGACCCCACTCTTCAGCAACAAGCAGAAGATCTTGTTGCGCACTATATGCCGGAAAGTGATTTGCAAGTGGCACTTGTTGCAATGGATCCTCGAACAAGCGAAGTGAAAGCACTTGTAGGCGGAAAAGACTATGAAGATAGTTCATATAATCGAGCGACTCAGTCTAAGCGACACCCTGGATCAACAATGAAACCATTTCTTTACTACGCAGCACTTGAGAATGGCTTCACGCCAATGACAACATTCCTTAGTGAACCGACCTCTTTCACATTTGACGAAGGACGGGATTCATACGAGCCTAGTAATTATAACGATGTTTATGCGAACGATTTTATTACAATGCTGGAAGCGATCTCCTACTCTGATAACATCTACGCGGTGAAAACCCATCTGTCTATCGGGGAGGAAGAACTGGTTCGAGTTGCAGAAACCGTTGGCTTAGGTAAACTTAAACAACTACCCTCTCTTGCACTTGGTGCACAGCCCGTATCCATTATTGATATGGCAAATGCCTATACAGCGCTAGCAAACGGGGGAAAGATGAGTGAGCCTGTGTTTATTCGTCATATTACGGATGGAGAAGGTAAGAAAATCTTTGAACCAAACAGCCCACAACGGCAAGTACTTCGGGCTGACACGGCGTATATTTTAACGGATATGATGAAGGGTGTTTTTGAACCTGAACTAAATAGCTACACGTCGGTAACTGGTGGCAGTGTTGCAAAGAAACTGACTCATCCGACTGCTGGTAAGTCAGGGTCTACGCCGCGAGATAGCTGGATGATTGGCTATACGCCACAGCTTGTCACAGTTGTTTGGACTGGCTACGATGAGAAGAAAGACATTAATCAATTTACAGAAGGCCAAATTGCTAAACGAATTTGGGCAGATTTCATGCAGTCAGCCATGGAAGATGAACTAACGCTTCCATTCACTCGCCCTCCTGGGGTTGTTATGAAAACAGTCGACCCTCATACTGGATTGCTCACGAATGAATCTTGCCCTGGTGGAAGACCTACCGCTTTCTTAATGGGGACCGAACCGCTCGAACCCTGTAGTAAGCTGGAAGAATCAGAACCAATTGATGAAGAGCCAGAACAAGACAAAAGCATTTTTCGACGCTTCTTTCGCTGGATTGGTGGAAATGAAGTCGAAACAGATCAGTGGGAACGACGAGATCAAGAGTAG
- a CDS encoding GNAT family N-acetyltransferase, whose amino-acid sequence MLAPEQRKAIHALQQKVEHYDKTKLKMNWDMLAQQNRSESKTEDYFHYDEKGTLLGYLAVFSFGKKVECLCLVDPEYRRRGIARHLMTQALSNWHQQAAPFLINTPENATSGHAFCRAVGAVYQFSEHQMVCREIPMPCSKEGIRIRPAVSSDQASIQCLDKEGFGLSMEETNHLRPDEVNGTYIVEAAGEVVGKLRVQRQKDESWIYGFVIKKEERGKGIGRAVLTDIVHREVRNGKTVWLDVVTSNEQALSLYKKCGFTVEGAQAYYRYKA is encoded by the coding sequence ATGCTTGCCCCAGAGCAACGAAAAGCAATTCACGCGCTGCAGCAAAAGGTAGAACACTATGATAAGACGAAGTTAAAAATGAATTGGGATATGCTTGCACAACAAAATCGTTCCGAGTCGAAAACGGAAGATTACTTTCATTATGACGAAAAAGGTACGTTACTTGGTTATTTGGCGGTTTTTTCATTTGGGAAAAAAGTCGAATGTTTGTGTCTTGTTGACCCAGAATACAGACGGAGAGGCATTGCCCGCCATTTAATGACTCAAGCGCTCAGCAATTGGCATCAGCAGGCAGCGCCTTTTCTCATTAATACTCCTGAAAACGCTACGAGTGGTCATGCTTTCTGTCGGGCAGTTGGTGCTGTCTATCAATTTTCTGAGCATCAAATGGTTTGTCGCGAAATACCAATGCCTTGTTCAAAGGAGGGCATTCGAATTCGTCCAGCTGTTTCGAGTGATCAAGCATCCATTCAATGCTTAGATAAAGAGGGTTTTGGTTTATCGATGGAAGAAACAAATCATTTGAGACCAGACGAAGTAAATGGAACTTATATCGTTGAAGCTGCTGGTGAAGTAGTTGGGAAATTAAGAGTGCAGCGTCAAAAAGATGAAAGTTGGATTTACGGTTTCGTCATTAAGAAAGAGGAGCGCGGTAAAGGTATTGGTCGAGCTGTGTTAACGGATATTGTCCATCGTGAAGTTCGAAACGGAAAAACAGTTTGGTTAGATGTTGTGACCTCAAACGAGCAGGCGTTGTCATTATATAAAAAATGTGGGTTCACTGTAGAAGGTGCCCAAGCATATTATCGTTATAAAGCATGA
- the pepF gene encoding oligoendopeptidase F, protein MTTYSTRKEVPDHEKWDLTDLFNNEQEWRAKLEECESICDKLQTYDGAITSGSDLLAYLKTQEELSFHLRKVFAYTMFLTDIDTRDSHAQTLSDRTTKLGVKVSESTAFFMPFLLSLNEETLRSYLKEEKELEYFEDELWKSFRFKDHVLSKEKEELLSQLSESFQAPGATFSMLNNADIQFGDVTDDKGKKVQLTRGMYAKLIEDEDRNKRKEAYKAYYKPYIELNNTIATTLGAEIKKNATMAKVRNYESALQKALFADDIDPAVYDQLIEAARNHIQPLHEYSRLRKEKLGVDELRQYDLNASIVPGVKADIPYEEAYSTMIHALQPLGEEYVERLKEFKDKRYIDVRETPAKRSGAYNMGVYGVHPFVLLNHHDDLNSLFTLVHEMGHALHSHYSSKHQPQITASYRIFVAEVASTVNEVLLINYLLNETTDEKMRAYLLNHFIEQFRGTFFTQVMFADFEKQTHEKAENGESLNAENLNSLYEELFRLYNGPDIVFDDEVKYGWSRIPHFYRAFYVYQYATGFASAIQIATKILEGDKDVLESYLTFLKSGSSADPLELLKAVGVDLTTPEPIEAAMKKFAELVDELKKL, encoded by the coding sequence ATGACGACATATTCAACACGAAAAGAAGTCCCTGATCACGAAAAGTGGGATTTGACCGATTTATTTAACAATGAACAGGAATGGCGCGCTAAATTAGAAGAATGCGAAAGCATCTGTGACAAATTACAAACATATGATGGCGCTATTACTAGTGGCTCCGATTTGTTAGCATACTTAAAAACACAAGAAGAGCTTTCGTTTCATTTGCGAAAAGTATTTGCGTACACTATGTTTTTAACCGACATTGATACGAGGGATTCTCATGCGCAAACGTTAAGTGATCGCACAACAAAGCTTGGGGTGAAAGTAAGTGAATCAACCGCTTTTTTTATGCCATTCCTCTTAAGCTTAAATGAGGAAACACTTCGTTCTTACTTAAAAGAAGAAAAAGAACTCGAATATTTCGAAGACGAACTATGGAAATCGTTTCGGTTTAAAGACCACGTTCTTTCAAAAGAAAAAGAAGAATTGCTTTCGCAACTGAGCGAATCGTTTCAAGCTCCTGGCGCAACATTTAGTATGTTGAATAATGCAGATATACAATTTGGTGATGTAACCGACGATAAAGGGAAAAAAGTTCAATTAACAAGAGGCATGTATGCAAAGTTGATTGAAGACGAGGATCGAAATAAGAGAAAAGAAGCGTACAAAGCTTACTATAAGCCGTACATTGAACTAAATAATACGATTGCTACAACACTCGGTGCGGAAATTAAAAAGAATGCAACCATGGCGAAAGTACGCAACTATGAGTCCGCTCTGCAAAAAGCTCTTTTTGCGGACGACATTGATCCAGCTGTATATGATCAGTTAATTGAGGCAGCGAGAAACCATATTCAACCATTACATGAATACAGCCGATTACGTAAGGAAAAGCTTGGTGTTGATGAACTGCGCCAATACGACTTAAATGCATCGATTGTACCTGGTGTCAAAGCAGACATTCCGTATGAGGAAGCATACAGCACGATGATTCACGCTTTACAGCCATTAGGTGAAGAGTACGTTGAGCGATTAAAAGAGTTTAAAGATAAACGCTATATTGACGTAAGGGAAACACCTGCAAAGCGTTCAGGCGCTTACAATATGGGCGTTTATGGTGTCCACCCATTTGTTCTTTTAAATCATCACGATGATTTAAATAGCTTATTTACACTTGTTCATGAAATGGGTCATGCACTACACAGTCATTATTCAAGCAAGCACCAGCCACAAATAACCGCAAGCTATCGCATTTTTGTTGCCGAAGTAGCATCAACGGTAAACGAAGTTTTGCTAATTAACTATTTGTTAAATGAAACGACGGATGAGAAAATGCGAGCTTACTTATTAAATCATTTCATCGAACAATTCCGCGGTACCTTTTTCACGCAAGTAATGTTTGCTGATTTTGAAAAGCAAACTCATGAAAAAGCAGAAAACGGTGAATCGCTAAATGCAGAAAACTTAAACTCACTATATGAAGAGCTTTTCCGCCTTTATAACGGTCCAGATATTGTATTTGATGATGAGGTAAAATACGGATGGTCTCGCATTCCTCACTTCTATCGTGCCTTTTATGTATACCAATACGCAACTGGATTCGCCTCAGCCATTCAAATTGCCACTAAGATTTTAGAAGGCGATAAAGACGTCCTTGAGTCGTATTTAACGTTCCTTAAAAGTGGAAGCTCAGCCGATCCATTGGAGCTCCTTAAAGCGGTAGGAGTCGATTTAACCACTCCTGAACCAATTGAAGCAGCAATGAAAAAATTCGCGGAGCTTGTAGACGAATTGAAAAAACTATAA
- a CDS encoding YwhD family protein → MIVDLLNNNNLKKAKKSSNFTILSNDSDATDGHGGYGAGLINLDHMTSLFINIDEQEAFVDMGALHARSAVEKRVKFIPTLEDVPTDGMKRYWLIWITIETKDKKPYYSGVAACYMTVNKGAKRGYKSMPEHVNQMDKALKGKVSVEDMDASSRKVLADFLKGHSEDIWNASSTLQEALKI, encoded by the coding sequence ATGATCGTGGATTTGCTCAATAATAATAATTTGAAGAAGGCGAAGAAGTCTTCAAACTTTACGATTCTTAGTAACGACTCTGATGCTACAGATGGTCATGGCGGATATGGGGCTGGCTTGATTAATTTAGATCATATGACGTCATTGTTTATTAATATTGATGAGCAAGAAGCGTTTGTTGATATGGGGGCGCTTCATGCACGTTCTGCTGTTGAAAAACGGGTGAAGTTTATTCCAACCCTTGAAGATGTCCCAACAGATGGCATGAAGCGTTATTGGTTAATCTGGATTACAATTGAGACAAAGGATAAAAAACCTTATTACAGCGGCGTTGCGGCCTGCTATATGACAGTAAACAAAGGGGCAAAACGTGGCTATAAAAGCATGCCAGAGCATGTGAATCAGATGGACAAAGCATTAAAAGGGAAGGTCTCGGTTGAAGACATGGATGCCTCTTCTCGTAAAGTGCTAGCTGATTTCTTAAAAGGTCATAGTGAAGACATTTGGAATGCGTCGTCAACGTTGCAAGAAGCGCTAAAAATTTGA
- a CDS encoding processed acidic surface protein, whose translation MKKLLSLSLIFTLLLSLIAPSLSFAHSLDQDELNEYLAYIDMTEEELEIYLNDRWQTALDEFSTVEELEDYLGDLLTEESYYQLLEDYGVSEDDFLALLEELMISMDYFIFYDDLDMFLWAHFGDDDWYEFPDLSGYLKEFSLSDEELWNLMMHFLKVRETNPHLSADLNALKERGFAFRDGAFESITELNAQEIAELFAIGEKAIDLLKLQPAYYVDKAGQDKKPVDLAALAKSGIEKEYKLLVELYNESGDFLADFYITPEMFNSHFIKDILDDVNNIGKEVEESLKETPKNGGEAPAKKAPVSGGQDSSDTSKKLTKTVDGAKMPKTSSNYPLFALLGLGLMGAGLLVFRRSMKKEAV comes from the coding sequence ATGAAAAAATTATTGTCCTTATCACTTATTTTTACATTGCTTTTATCTCTTATTGCACCGAGTCTTAGTTTTGCCCACTCATTAGATCAGGACGAGCTAAATGAGTACTTAGCGTACATAGACATGACTGAAGAAGAGCTTGAAATATATTTAAATGATCGCTGGCAAACCGCTTTAGACGAGTTTAGTACAGTCGAAGAATTAGAGGATTATTTAGGTGACTTATTAACTGAAGAAAGTTATTATCAACTTTTAGAAGATTACGGAGTTTCTGAAGACGACTTCTTAGCTTTATTAGAAGAGTTAATGATTTCAATGGATTACTTTATTTTCTATGATGACTTAGATATGTTCCTATGGGCACATTTTGGTGATGATGACTGGTATGAGTTTCCTGACTTATCGGGTTACTTAAAAGAGTTTAGCCTTAGTGATGAAGAATTATGGAACTTAATGATGCACTTCCTTAAAGTAAGAGAAACAAACCCACATTTATCAGCAGACTTAAACGCATTAAAAGAGCGTGGTTTTGCTTTCCGTGATGGCGCTTTTGAATCCATTACAGAATTAAACGCACAAGAAATCGCTGAACTTTTCGCAATTGGCGAAAAAGCAATTGATTTACTAAAATTACAACCAGCTTATTACGTTGACAAAGCTGGACAAGACAAAAAACCAGTCGATTTAGCTGCTTTAGCAAAATCCGGCATTGAAAAAGAATATAAGCTTCTTGTTGAATTGTATAATGAATCTGGCGACTTCTTAGCTGATTTTTATATCACTCCAGAGATGTTTAACTCCCATTTCATTAAAGATATTTTAGATGATGTGAACAACATCGGTAAAGAAGTAGAAGAATCATTAAAAGAAACGCCGAAAAACGGTGGCGAAGCACCAGCTAAAAAAGCACCTGTATCAGGTGGTCAAGATAGTAGCGACACATCTAAAAAGCTGACAAAAACGGTTGATGGTGCGAAAATGCCTAAAACATCAAGCAACTACCCACTTTTCGCTTTACTTGGTCTTGGATTAATGGGCGCTGGCTTACTTGTATTCCGTCGTTCGATGAAAAAAGAGGCTGTATAA